In a single window of the Ruminococcus albus 7 = DSM 20455 genome:
- a CDS encoding MSCRAMM family protein, producing MIINKFDITGKEELDGAVLTIKDSEGRTVTGTPWTSQKGKKLEVELENGTYTLTETGDKITDAEGNEYEVIDSTLTFKVEDGKVTVVENNTNSNNGEGFYAVDSDTNTITVNDAKKTTKVIINKFDITGKEELDGAVLTIKDSEGRTVTGTPWTSAKNKKLEVELENGTYTLTETGDKITDAEGNEYEVIDSTLTFKVEDGKVTVVENNTNSNSGEGFYAVDSDTNTITVNDAKKTTKVIINKFDITGKEELDGAVLTIKDSEGRTVTGTPWTSQKGKKLEIELENGTYTLTETGDKITDAEGNEYEVIDSTLTFKVEDGKVTVVENNTNSNNGEGFYAVDSDTNTITVNDAKKSNVTITKVVIKKTDITGTEEITGAVLTVKDSDGNTVTGTPWTSGKDGKELELELTNGTYTLTEEAGNNHIVDANGNEYEVIESVLTFKVENGMVTEVINDTEKGNGEGFFEVDSDSNTITVNDAMKSNETTTIVVIKKTDITGTEEITGAVLTVKDSDGNTVTGTPWTSGKDGSELELELENGTYTLTETGDTITDANGNEYEVIDSTLTFKVEDGKVTVVENNTDKDSGEGFFEVDSDSNTITVNDAKKTDKTTTRVVIKKTDITGTEEITGAVLTVKDSDGNTVTGTPWTSGQDGSELELELENGTYTLTETGDTITDANGNEYEVIDSTLTFMVEEGKVTVVENSTDKDSGEGFFEVDSDSNTITVNDAKKTDDSSKRDRDDDSATVEDSDDSDSASSSGGPDSSSSKTSTTSSSTSTSTNTSNPNTGARVLINTAEFVAAVGLGFLAIRRKKNDEDDQ from the coding sequence GTGATCATCAACAAGTTCGACATAACAGGCAAGGAAGAACTGGACGGCGCAGTGCTGACCATAAAGGACAGCGAGGGCAGGACAGTAACAGGCACTCCCTGGACATCACAGAAGGGCAAGAAGCTTGAAGTTGAACTTGAAAACGGCACATATACTCTGACCGAAACAGGTGATAAGATCACCGATGCAGAGGGCAACGAGTATGAAGTTATCGACAGCACTCTGACCTTCAAGGTAGAGGACGGCAAGGTAACAGTTGTTGAAAACAACACAAACAGCAATAATGGTGAAGGCTTCTATGCAGTAGATAGCGATACTAATACTATCACCGTCAACGATGCAAAGAAGACCACCAAGGTAATAATCAACAAGTTTGACATAACAGGCAAGGAAGAACTGGACGGCGCAGTGCTGACCATAAAGGACAGCGAGGGCAGGACAGTAACAGGTACTCCCTGGACTTCCGCTAAGAATAAGAAGCTTGAAGTTGAACTTGAAAACGGCACATATACTCTGACCGAAACAGGTGATAAGATCACCGATGCAGAGGGCAACGAGTATGAAGTTATCGACAGCACTCTGACCTTCAAGGTAGAGGACGGCAAGGTAACAGTTGTTGAAAACAACACAAATTCCAACAGCGGTGAGGGCTTCTATGCAGTAGATAGCGATACTAATACTATCACCGTCAACGATGCAAAGAAGACCACCAAGGTAATAATCAACAAGTTTGACATAACAGGCAAGGAAGAATTGGACGGCGCAGTGCTGACCATAAAGGACAGCGAGGGCAGGACAGTAACAGGCACTCCCTGGACTTCACAGAAGGGCAAGAAGCTTGAAATTGAACTTGAAAACGGCACATATACTCTGACCGAAACAGGTGATAAGATCACCGATGCAGAGGGCAACGAGTATGAAGTTATCGACAGCACTCTGACCTTCAAGGTAGAGGACGGCAAGGTAACAGTTGTTGAAAACAACACAAACAGCAACAATGGTGAGGGCTTCTATGCAGTAGATAGCGATACTAATACTATCACTGTAAATGATGCTAAGAAGTCTAATGTAACTATTACCAAAGTAGTTATCAAGAAGACTGATATCACAGGTACAGAGGAGATCACAGGTGCTGTACTGACAGTCAAGGATTCTGACGGCAATACTGTAACAGGTACACCTTGGACTTCCGGCAAGGACGGCAAGGAACTGGAACTCGAGCTGACAAACGGTACTTATACTCTTACTGAGGAAGCCGGCAACAATCATATAGTTGATGCGAACGGCAACGAGTACGAGGTGATTGAAAGCGTTCTGACTTTCAAGGTCGAAAACGGCATGGTAACTGAGGTCATCAATGATACTGAAAAGGGTAACGGCGAGGGCTTCTTTGAAGTTGATTCTGATAGCAATACTATCACGGTCAACGATGCTATGAAGTCCAATGAAACTACTACCATTGTAGTTATCAAGAAGACCGATATCACAGGTACAGAGGAGATCACAGGTGCTGTACTGACAGTTAAGGATTCTGACGGCAATACCGTAACAGGTACACCTTGGACTTCCGGTAAGGACGGCAGTGAGCTGGAGCTCGAACTTGAAAACGGTACATATACTCTGACCGAAACAGGTGACACCATTACCGATGCAAACGGCAACGAGTATGAAGTTATCGACAGCACTCTCACCTTCAAGGTTGAGGACGGCAAGGTAACAGTTGTTGAAAACAACACTGATAAGGACAGCGGTGAAGGCTTCTTTGAGGTTGATTCCGATAGCAACACTATCACCGTCAACGATGCAAAGAAGACTGATAAGACTACTACCAGAGTTGTTATCAAGAAGACCGATATCACAGGTACAGAGGAGATCACAGGTGCTGTACTGACAGTTAAGGATTCTGACGGCAATACCGTAACAGGTACACCTTGGACTTCCGGTCAGGACGGCAGTGAGCTGGAGCTCGAACTGGAGAACGGCACATATACTCTGACCGAAACAGGTGATACCATTACCGATGCAAACGGCAACGAGTATGAAGTTATCGACAGTACTCTCACCTTCATGGTAGAGGAAGGCAAGGTAACAGTTGTTGAAAACAGCACCGATAAGGACAGCGGCGAGGGCTTCTTCGAGGTCGATTCCGATAGCAACACTATCACTGTCAACGATGCAAAGAAGACTGATGACAGCTCGAAGCGTGATCGTGATGATGATTCTGCTACGGTAGAAGATAGTGACGATTCGGATTCCGCTTCTTCAAGCGGAGGTCCTGACAGCTCTAGCAGCAAGACTTCGACAACTTCGTCTTCAACATCTACCTCTACAAACACAAGCAACCCCAATACAGGTGCAAGAGTTCTGATAAATACAGCAGAATTCGTAGCAGCGGTAGGTCTGGGCTTCCTGGCTATCAGACGCAAAAAGAACGACGAAGACGATCAGTGA